The Negativicutes bacterium genome contains a region encoding:
- a CDS encoding phosphoglycerate kinase — MLNKKSIRDIDVNGKKVFIRVDYNVPMDENQNITNDKRIVATLPTLNYLLENNAALIIACHLGRPKGERVPEFSVAPVAKKLGEIMGKEVKFASDCVGPEAEKMAADLKPGEILVLENLRYHKEEEKNDPKFAEQLAKLADIVVNDAFGVSHRAHASVEGITKFIPAVAGFLMENEIKFVGQAVANPVRPFVAIIGGAKVSDKIGVISNLLEKVDTLIIGGGMANTFVAAQGFNTGKSLVEADKLELARELIEKAKATKVNLLLPTDMVIADKFAADAQTAVVGLDGIKDEWMALDIGPETAKTYAKSLVDAKTVVWNGPMGVFEIDAFAKGTEAVAKAVADSSATSIVGGGDSIAALKKTGLSDKISHISTGGGASLEFLEGKVLPGIAALADK, encoded by the coding sequence ATGCTAAACAAAAAAAGCATTAGAGACATTGATGTAAATGGTAAAAAAGTTTTTATCCGTGTAGATTATAATGTACCAATGGATGAAAACCAAAACATTACTAATGATAAAAGAATTGTTGCTACATTACCTACTTTAAATTATTTATTGGAAAATAATGCGGCACTTATTATTGCGTGTCATTTAGGTCGTCCAAAAGGTGAAAGAGTTCCTGAGTTTTCAGTTGCTCCGGTTGCTAAAAAATTAGGCGAAATCATGGGCAAAGAAGTTAAATTTGCATCTGATTGTGTTGGTCCGGAAGCTGAAAAAATGGCTGCAGACTTAAAGCCTGGCGAAATTTTAGTATTAGAAAATCTTCGTTATCATAAGGAAGAAGAAAAAAATGATCCTAAATTTGCTGAGCAATTAGCTAAATTAGCTGATATTGTAGTAAATGATGCTTTTGGTGTTTCGCATAGAGCCCATGCTTCAGTAGAAGGAATTACAAAATTCATTCCTGCTGTTGCTGGTTTCTTAATGGAAAACGAAATTAAATTCGTTGGACAAGCGGTTGCTAATCCTGTTAGACCATTCGTTGCGATTATTGGTGGAGCTAAAGTTTCTGATAAAATTGGTGTAATCTCCAACTTGTTAGAAAAAGTTGACACTTTGATCATTGGTGGCGGCATGGCGAATACTTTTGTTGCTGCTCAAGGCTTCAATACAGGAAAATCTTTAGTGGAAGCTGATAAATTAGAACTTGCACGCGAGCTAATTGAAAAAGCAAAAGCGACTAAGGTTAATTTATTATTACCAACTGATATGGTTATTGCTGATAAATTTGCTGCTGATGCACAAACAGCAGTAGTTGGCTTAGATGGTATTAAAGATGAGTGGATGGCACTTGATATCGGACCTGAAACTGCAAAAACTTATGCTAAATCTTTAGTTGATGCGAAAACTGTAGTGTGGAACGGACCAATGGGCGTATTTGAAATCGATGCTTTTGCTAAAGGTACTGAAGCTGTTGCAAAAGCTGTTGCCGATTCAAGCGCAACTAGTATTGTTGGTGGTGGCGATTCTATTGCTGCCCTTAAAAAGACTGGTCTTTCTGATAAAATTTCTCATATTTCCACAGGTGGCGGAGCTTCCTTGGAATTCTTAGAAGGTAAAGTATTACCTGGTATTGCAGCACTTGCTGATAAATAA